A region of the Lycium barbarum isolate Lr01 chromosome 1, ASM1917538v2, whole genome shotgun sequence genome:
tttttataccttttctaaaagttcaggggcatttttgttcttttccgttaaatttatttgggattgtgactaaaagtgcaccacttatgcaaacataatgtactattagtgcaccatgtgaaagaatatgtatgattttgatccaaacccaaacattatggatgattttggtccttttctcatcAATTGAATGTTTAATCTATTTAGTAGTTCGTACGCGTGTCGACATGAATTGATTAATATTTTTAAGAAAGTTGCATTTGAAGTTAAGTGGAAAAAGATATTCATAGGTGAAGTCGTGTTTAGATATGAACATACAAAAAGCTTAATTGCAATTTCATATTTTTAGCTTGAAGTTGAAATAATGTGTCAATTTGATAAATAAATAGTTATTTGAAATAATTTTCAAATATTGATTTCAAATAAAATCTAAGGACAATCAGTCCTTAGAATTGCAGCACTGTGTCCCCTCTTAATaagaatccgcgacttaagtagcacaaaaaataaaaagttgaaccaaattagtattaaaaaaaaaaaaaaaacataagtagtattcacgcacgaaattcgtgcgtgaaaggaccaaactgcaaaaatgcagcttgaccctttcacgcacgaaattcatgcgttaaaggaccaACTTGCAATAATACCATATACTCCTTTCACGCATGAAATGTAATAGGATAtactcctttcacgcactaatttcatgcgtgaaagagcaaattcccattttgcctttCACGCATGAATTTAGTCCGTGAATGgagcattatttgaccgttttaaagGATCAACTTGCAATAATACCATAtactcctttcacgcactaatttcatgcgtgaagcagcacaatttttttttttttttttttgtcttacctttcaaatcacatttttttccatactttgggcaaagtttagtcatgtttcaaaatcccaaaatatcaatattttatataaaacttaatatctttttttgcgtacaataatgtcggctcattacatcaagtccacctaaacgtttggataaccgttttaggggttctaaggtgccccgaagtaagttttgaaacttgtctatttatagggttttgatttaagtgttttattatatttgaatgttcaaatataaatatttgatttaataataattcatccaatacgagaggtttatactaatttaaaaataattcattccatctaattacaatactaattcaaagtaaTACAATTTTCAAGTTCTAGAGACTCTATTACTTCGAGAggtgcttgtactaccacggccttgttgcccacaggaacgcttgtcatggccatattgcttacaggtAGAGCACTTGCAagaataagttctttcactaacatccatttgattgggtctacgacttcgtgagttaatgcccaatttcctgatgtaatccttgttagcaaccatcgaaaacggctcgtttggccaataagcttcattaccaagtgggtggaattgaccggaatatgctctaaggtaactgtggaccttgtattcccccgccacataacttgttaccgtttttctcattctctcgaagcacttgacagcatgagaacacggcatgtgatacgtttgccacttaccacaagtgcacgttcttgttgcctcataaacgttATGCACGTTGTCATACCCGTCCTAAACTAACGGTTTTCattcctaaaatataaagataagtcaaataattaacaattagttagcatacaattagtatatattaataaataaacaaataactaactaatcaaataattaacaagttattatcacatatttaataaataaacaattaagtaactaatcaaaaaattaataaattattatcgtatatttaacaaataaacaattaattaactaatgaaacaattaagaaattattaacaaataaacaattggcttaacaaaaacaaaataaataattagccagtctaacaattaataaatacttaagtcgctaatccaacaattaacaaatacttaagtcgctaatccaaaaattaacaaatactaaataaacaagcaataaataattaactaattaacaatagataaacaaataaaaaaaatgaaaaaatgggcagtcccaacagtgcacggactgcccaaaaacgaaaaaaaaaaaaagaaaaaaaaagggtaatGCACCACAGTTATACAATGATCATGCTTaggataataatatatttaacaatgtaatagaaaattcatagtgaaatacctagattgaagctttttttgagtttttgaaatatGTTATACGCCGCTCTATTCCGAAATCcaaccttagaaacttgttcctacacttcaatataccaagaatattgagttttggattgaaaaataACACGAAATTATCATTTTAAGGGGGGTGGGACCACTGGAACGGGGTTTAATGGGGGTGGGGAAGGGAGCAGTCGCTGGTGGGGAAGATGGGGTCAATATATGTTGAcccattcacgcacgaatttcgtgcgtgaatactacttatgttttttttttttttttttatactagtttggttcaactttttattttttgtgctacttaagtcgcggattctcTTAATAACTTAGCCTATCCCCCTTGCAGGCGCTGCTGTGAGTCGTTAGAGAAGTTGCATGGCCATGTCATCGGATATCGACTGACGAAGAGTTATGCATGCTCATGTATTATACCCAAATTAGAGCTCTTTTTCTGTTTGCCAGAAATATGCTGTAACTGATGCAGCCATTGAGCATCTGAATGTCCGAGAAATTGTACTGAAACTTCCATTCTGAATGTCAGTTATCAAATCCCTATCCAGCGTTTGCTGATTCTGCCGTTACAAACCATACCATTTAGTTCCAGGCCATATATAGTACTCCATCACTTTGCCTGGAAAGCAAGAAACAAAGGCTGGAACTACGATCTATAACATATGACAGAGATATGCAAGCGGATCACATTAACTGAACAGTATTAATCCTCCTATTATAACACTATATTTCTATGAACAGGCTAGCTACTATCTTCTGCAGTGAAGAGACCACGAGTAACTTGGATATTAATAATTGAATTAGCAGTAACAACTTCAGATTGACAACCTAGTCAATAAACAAATAAGAAGATAACTAAAGATCCTCATATTCGACAACATATACAGCAGTACAAGCAGGTTGGCACCATTTAGTGATTCAAAGTTCCACAGACGCACCGTTAGCACATTAAAGGGAAAATCTGGATAAGGTTAAAGCTTTCTTGTCGACATCGAAGATTTTGATTGAGAAAACCATCCTCTTAAAAGATGGGACAGCTTGAATTTTGGTTTAGGAATTGCATCCTCGTCTTGAAAATCACCAATCTTTTTGCTTTTCTCTTGGTGGTCAATGGTGGCATTATCTTCAACGTTCAGTTTGAATTTTGGTTTTGGAATTGCATCCTCGTCTTGAAAATCACTAATCTTTTTGCTCTTCTCTTGGTGGTCAATGGTGACATTATCTTCAACGTTCAGTTTGAATTTTGGTTTAGGAATTGCATCCTCGTCTTGAAAATCACTAATCTTTTTGCTCTTCTCTTGGTGGTCAATGGTGGCATTATCTTCAACGTTCAGTTTGAATTTTGGTTTAGGAATTGCATCCTCGTCTTGAAAATCACTAATCTTTTTGCTCTTCTCTTGGTGGTCAATGGTGGCATTATCTTCAACGTTCACTCCATGAGCATTTGAACTGGCAGAAAAACGGTTAGAGTGCCACTTAAATTCTGTTCAGTGACAGATCACAATTGTATACATACTAAAATTCTGTTATGTAACAGACAAGCAAGCGTAAACATACAGATATGCAAGGATACATGTATTAGCCCAACACATGTACTCTCAGCGACTGAGAGAGCTATTTGCTGCTTACCAGGTCACAACTTGGCTCTTTAACTGTTGACATATCTCTCTGTTTAGTTTTGCAGTGAGGAGAAAATATCAATTATCAGCCACTTTTGCATGGTGACTGCCAAAAGTTCTGGGATTGTCTCCCAGTGATTCTCATGTTACCCATTTTGAGGATTGGATTTTGGGACACAAGTAGAAGAAGATGGTCCACAAGCATAATACTTTCCAGTTATGAGGTCCCAATATTATATAAGGGAAGAAGTATTGATGGCACTTGTGAATTAAGTATGAAATAAGGTAGAGGATCACAATTCATGGTCACATAATCCTAAATTTAAGAATGGTGAGTGAACCTAAATATTCATCCCCATGCAACAATGAATTTACAGGGGGATTTAGGCCTAGATTTCAGCAAATTGGGTCTTGTGAAAATAACCACACGCAGGCAAAAGCGAGCATCTAgacaaaagaaaaagggaaagcaACCAGGTTTGCTGTCTTAACTAGTATTTAACTTTTATCGTAAGATATCTAATGCGGGAAATATTGGAGCATCAAAATGACATACATATGAAGTGGTATCAACTATTTATTCAAGCCAGTCAGATTTGCCATCTACAGAAAAGAAAGGTCTTAAATCTTAGGAATACCCTTACATAGAGCATTGTTTGGACTCGTTACATTGGCTATCCAGTCTTTGTTTAGCCGGCCTGTATTCCAATGTGACATGCTGTGCAAATTGAAGCTGCAGACTCCAAGCAAAAAAAGATAAGGTAAGAAGCATGAAATGTAGGTTTATTGGGAGATCATTCTTGAAGTTCATAAGAGCATTTTATTAACGATAGCTTGATTTTGAAGCATTCAAATAACATGTGTGTATTTGATTGTTAGTACACATGACTACATGTCTGTGTAGAACACAGAGGCAGATGCTGGGTACAGAATGTTCATTGCTTGTTCTTGTAAATCGCATATGTTTCTCATAACTAGCTACATTTATCAATTCAGTGCACATCCAAAGCAGATTTATATTATTGAATAAGTAGTGGTGAGATTCCAATGTCTCAAATCCACATATGATCTCACTAGAAAGATTAGCCACCAATTGCTCCCAATACTAGATGTTAGTACCTTATCTGAGATTCCGCTCGTATCCGTTAAATCATCATCTCTCATCAATTATACTTGAGAATATTTAACTTTCTACCCAAACTCAACTTCATATGGGATGACACACAGCCAATCTTAGTTAGGTTACGTGTACTAGCTTAGCTTTGTCATATGAACCAGCTAGAGATAGGCACAGGATTTTCATGGCAGATATGTTGGTTTCTCAAATTGATTCTAGTTCGATGATCCAAAAGTATCATGGGGCTGAAAACAAGAACTATTGTATACTAAGACACTAATATATGGTCTTGTTACTCATCACATAGCGTAGTTCCTTTTCCTTCCTTTTCCTCATGTCACTAGATTCAAATAGCAAAAACAAGTTGTTAGTCTACTAAGCCCTTTATACATTATACATGGATATGTTACTTCATGAATTCCCATAATGGGAAAAAGATGTATTCTGAAGTTAGAAACGAGCTCTTTTTAGATTCACAATCAGTAACAATACGATAAGCTACTGACCTGATCACCATCTTTGATACCAAAACAGTAAATAGAAGCTTTGTCATTAACAAGTTTTTGACTTCCATAGCACAAACAGAAGTGACTCCATACTAGTGACCTGCATAAATAAGCAAAAATAGGCAATACAATTTTAAAACCTACCATATTCACATCAAAACAGAAGATCAAAATTTCCCCAAATTTCAACTTATTCCATTATTTTCTCTCACAATCTAGTCAACATGATTGCAGTCAAAGACATTGACACGGAAAATTTCAAATACCAATTATAAGCATGCAGCTGAAATGATGAGAAATTCTTTTAAAATAACCCTTATAGTCTTTAACTATTGCAGAGACAAACTGTAAAATTTAAATCCATTTCCATAATCATATTAATGCCTTCACGTCAAAGGCGaatccctctgtcccaatttatgtggcacagttgGAATTTCGAGATACAAACTTCTAAACTTTGACCGTGAATTCGGACATAGAAGCTTCAAGTCTTTTGACATAGAATTTATATAACtataaactacgtaaaaagtactataaatcatAATAATTGACAACTTAAACTATTTAAAAGGTATATAAAGAAAttccagtaaaaaaaaaaaaaaaacttggttgACTCTCGAAATTCCAGCTGCGcccataaattgggacagagggagtaatatctAAAATCAATGGATTCAGAATTATATAAGCATCTCTTTTCCCCCTTTTTTATGCATATTTAACAGAATCAAAAGCGACAAGCTCGCGAAGGCTAGATACGCTCACGTGGTGTCAACCATTAGAAATAATTAGCTTGCGTTCATACCACAAAATCTTGCCTTCATCTTCCCGCGAGAAATTGAAAGCTTCCTCAACTGCTTGTTTAACGTCTGCTACTGTAGCATTCCTCGCTACATGTATTACTATTAAAAAATTCCAGTCAAACAACCAGCATCAGCCATAATACCACGACAAAATTCAACAAAAACTAAACTAACTTTACCGAATGAAGAGCCATCCAATTTGAGGACAGAGAGATTGAGTAGCTGTTCAGGAAGTTTGCGGTAACCAAAACTCCGAACAAGTCCATTGTTTAGCTGAAATGGAGATCTAACCCTAGAACTCCGATTTTGAACCTGAAAACACGATATGATCTTCACCATTATAAGCTTGTTTTCGAAAATCTCTAGTTTTTGAGTGCTTAAATAAGGGAAACCAGCGAGTTGAGTGGCATTGTAAACAGAAACTCAGAGGCGTTCGGTTTTTTAAGAAGTGACCGTTAGGGGGATCACGTTTTTTAAGTAGGACAAACGAATTTACTTCACACGCGCTGTCACTTAATTCACTAACCTGTTGAAGGAGAAAGAACATTAATTATTCATCAATCACCAGTAATGTCTATATCAAATTAATTAATGTTACCTTTATtactaattatgattaattaataGTGATTTGATGCAACACTGACAGTTGAAGCCTTGAAGGTGACAAAAAGAAAAGGTGGATCCATGTTTACTGAAAAAGTTTAGTAGAACGGGCATTTGGCAGTTTATGAAGTGTTTCGATGGGACTTGTGAGAACATTTTGAGAAAATTTAAAGCAAACGTTTTTGAACATTTTGTTTTGCAACAttacaaaagaaaacaaaaagaagaaactGCACCTCCTAAAAAATTTCTACAAAAGCAAGTATTCTTTTGGTAAAGTCCTTAAAAAAATCCTCTATGAACTTTATTCTACTAAAAAAACACTTGTAACTAAACAAGCCATTAGGTTAAAGGGACTAGAAGTGGTGCTGAGCCAAACTGATTTACCACAATTTAAAACCCGGTGTgtttgaaatattattgcaccACTATTTCTAACTAGGAATTGTTGTTGTGTATGATAGTTACCACGTCATAGCTGGTTCATTTTGGCAATATCATGTCTTCTATAGTACTAATTTAATCCCCTTTCATGAAAAACGAGACAATTAGAAGGAAAACTATTCATAATTCACAAATACCTGGCCTTTAATGATACAAACTTCCCGCTACGCCAGAGATGGAGAGAAGTAAACATTGCATATTTCACCCACAAAAGTTGCAGTGGAATAGTTAATACTTTTGTTAATTTGGTACGTGGAATAAGGATAATAA
Encoded here:
- the LOC132621244 gene encoding uncharacterized protein LOC132621244 is translated as MVKIISCFQVQNRSSRVRSPFQLNNGLVRSFGYRKLPEQLLNLSVLKLDGSSFVIHVARNATVADVKQAVEEAFNFSREDEGKILWSLVWSHFCLCYGSQKLVNDKASIYCFGIKDGDQLQFAQHVTLEYRPAKQRLDSQCNESKQCSISNAHGVNVEDNATIDHQEKSKKISDFQDEDAIPKPKFKLNVEDNATIDHQEKSKKISDFQDEDAIPKPKFKLNVEDNVTIDHQEKSKKISDFQDEDAIPKPKFKLNVEDNATIDHQEKSKKIGDFQDEDAIPKPKFKLSHLLRGWFSQSKSSMSTRKL